ggacTTCAGCTGTCAGCTGCTGTGTGAGCCCACAACATAGTGGCAGCAAGCAGCTGAGCAAGAGTGCTCGAGCGGTGATAGAAACAAGGTTAAAGAGAAGCGGGGGAGTGCGGCCTGGCGGAGCGTCTGGCTCAGCTAGCAAGCTGCCACCGGGTGAAAAGCGAGTGCAAGCGACGCTGCCGACGCTGCCCCATTGGCTTTCCCCTGGTATGTACGAAGTTGGGATTTCTAAATATTCGGAGCTCGCCGCAAGAACTTTTCAAAAATAAGGGTTCACGAATGCTTGGGTTAACACCACTGCTGGAAAAAATTTCGACTTGACCGATATTTCTAGATATCAGAGCGCGAGATAATGAGGATTACGTACTCGATATTAGTGATGAGCGTTCCTGTGTCCACTTTCTCATGGCTGACAACTGGATATATCTGTTTGTTTTAGCGAAGTTGGTCTGCAATTGTCACGGCTCTCAATTTGTCATCTGCAATGTGGTTCTCACCCGGTCCGTGTTGTACCCGACGTTTTGACGTACACGTTCCGAATTACGTTCCAAGTTACAAGTGTGGGAGATATAGTTTAAACGTTCAAAACTTGAAGACATCTTTtttgtgcagaaagaaaaaaaaacagtatgcAATGAACATACTGCTTGCATTGAAATATTCCCCGGTATTTATCGACTTCAACTACAGCGGCATCTCATAAAATGGCAGGAAAGTCCTTCCAAAATCGGAATTTTTATAACGCTTTACCACAGTGCCGTTGCTCTGCTGACctgcgatccctgccgcggcaccAAATTTCGACGCCGTTGGAGTGCAATCTTCCTGGTGCACGATGCATTGGGCGCGTGTTAAAAGAACGTGGGAAAAATTTAGGTGGGAAAAATTTATCCGGAGTACCCGGCTAAGGCGAGACTCTTCATAAGATTGCGATTTTGGCACCTATAACTCGAAAATTTAATTTAAATGAATTATCACGTTCGCGCGGAATGTTTAGTGATAAACCTGGCCACGTCAGCTCGAGTGAATCGAGATCGTTGCCGACCGTTCACAATCGTTGATAATTTCAGCAAGAATTCGCATGTTTCAACCTGTATGTTTGTTAACTTGTGGCTGGGGGGATAACTTCAGGTCACTTTGttgctgtttttgttttgtgtgtttaCCTCTTTCTTGCACCCAAGCAGCTGGCCGGCTTCCTCCAATACCGACATGTTTCCACACTTCGCTTCACCCGTTAGATATCAAGTGTTTTATTTAATAAACAGAGATAACGTATTTTTACGCGTTAAGGTTGACTGCCTTTTCTAAGGCTAAAAGTTATGATGATTTTCCCAAGAAATATTGTTTGCTGCTCTACATATGTCACAGAAAGGACGCGTTTAAGCaacttctttgcagcttcgaaggaaCCAAAAAATTAATTTTGAAAGATCACGACGTGAAAGAtgcgcgcgaatacacgcaaagtgccacgagcagccagtcgcgcggcaattttactTGTGCTCCGGGGCTACTTTCACTATTGGAAAAACCTTTATGCAGCActtattgagcaatagaaagctatatcgggagtttttcatgttgctctacaatgttctcatttacacttttcatgtaagtataataattgagaagttaaatAAGACTAACTAtataattaggcgaaatgtaaaaaaatttctgagtatctccaagcgacggcaaacgacattacctaggttctgtccagctacttagcattcgcatatttttaaagtttggccaaacttaagtgaaacaccctgtatgttcaCTAGCTAATTGGTCTGTTTTGGGAAAAGAATTGAGGGGAGGGAATGAAACCATCCCTCATTGTGCGATCCAACGATTTCCTTGTCTGACCCTCTACAATATCCCGATCTCTGTGTAATGACCCAGGAAACTCTGCTATCCAATATCTGGCCCGTACTTTAGTCGTAAGACACCGGATTATAAATGAAAAAGTTGGGTCATCTCGTTCTGTGTCTGGGATGCTTTATTCCCCAGCTTCCTTCGCAGCATCAAAGGTGTTTTAGAGTAAGACCCCAGGAGACATGGGAGAGCAGGTTGCTACACCAAGCTCAGAACGGAGTAGAGGAAAAAGTAggctgataatgataatgatgatgatgatatatataccTGCAGCTAGAAAATCTGTTTTAAAGAAACATTGGGAGATAAGCAAATATAGAAATAGTCACATTCTGAGAAAGCAAACATGAAATGAGAAAGAACGTCACTCGTATTATATTGGGACAAGCTTCATGTCTTTTACCAGTAAGTAATAGCGaaaccataatttttttctttaactctctcagcaatttggccattatggacgcctttcgtgctgtatattttattatttattacagttaacacgagttaagtcgtaggctcggttagAGCACCGagttaaattttatgcgtaagtgtgaaatgacccattgagcgaaatgccgATCCACTAACGTGAGTCCTAGGgacgtgcgaagcatgcagtgatataccgctaatgggctcatgctGCGTTAATCAATTTcgcataaccccgtaaacgcggcctccccattacgacgacagaagagaagtgaaattctacgctggaatgatgagcggcaacgcagccagctccggaagacgacgacgaacgcgggacgctcggcacgcgctcggcgaGTGCTGAGCGCGAACACGAGCCACTTGCTTACcgtaacgacgacgacgacaacgacaggagacgccgacagccccaGCGCATAACGTGCCTCCCACCTAAAAGAAGAACGAGACGGAAGCCACGCGCTCGCGCGCTGACCCGCCAGGCTCACGTGGCATAGAAAAATCTTGCTCGCGCTTTAGAACGCTAGCCAACCTGTGCGGGCCCACTACGCAGCATCGCGGAAAGAAACGGCATCGGCCAAGTACCAGCCATGGGCATCGATGAAGCCGGAGACATCGCAGTTAACCGTCTGCTTCACGGCTGCGCATCCACTTTCTCGGAAGTAACCAGCCACCAAGACGCGTTCCTCAATGTTACTCGGCACAAGTCCAGAGGGGGCCAAAGACTACGTGTCCTACCGGTCCGGCAACTTGGCCATAGAACTAGGGCGACGAACGCGCCTCCGACAGCTGCGTAGGAGATCGGAGTAGTCTGTTCCCGAAGGCCGAGTGCGGCCTGCTCGTTATGGTAGGCGTCAGGGACACCCTGTCTCATGCAACACCATGCAAACACCAAGCACCGTCCAAGGAGTCCGCCACAAGATGGTCGTATCGAGGGGTACCGGGCGCTCGCTGATGATACACAGGTATTTGATTTCATTCTTCTATGTATAAAGAGGGAGGCGTGGGGGGATTTTACCGTGCCGAATCTCAGTTGAATTGACTTCTTGAGCTTTTCGTGCCTGAacaacgatttgattacgaggcacgccgtagggggtgCTACTAATttttttgaccaccaggggatcattaacgtgcccctaatgcaTGGGACACCGCCGTTCTTGTATTCCGTCCGGGGTTTGATCCCACGACCTGGAGCTTACCAATGAAACACCACAGTCGCTAAGGCAACGAGGCGGGCAACTGAGTACAAAGGCCGAAATAATTTAACTTCAAAAAGGAACCTTACGGCTTGTTTCGTTTGGTGAAGAAAAAAATAGCCTTTAAATTGTTTGTACAGAGTCCAACGAAGGAGGAATAGCTGTAGCAATACCAATCAACAGCCATGGGGAGTTTTATTCTGCCGGGCTTGCGTAGTAACACGGTTAATATGGGCGAGCTTTCGCACATTGCATCATAATAAACTTCTACTTGAATATATATGTATTGTTCAACAAAATACCGTTTTGACTTTTGATGATGATAGTGATTTTCTCTTAttaaacaaagaaagagaaatgcGTCCATAACCATACACATTGCACAGTTGTATTCATGTTCCGCCGTAGCGCGGTGTTCAATACTTACATGATTGTTATGCCAATTCGTGATCTCCTCTTAAATCAATATCTCCCATTCTTAGTCGCTGCGCTCATCTGGTCTTAAGAAGCCTCTCATACTATGCATGCATGATTATTTCAAATCATGCTTTAAAAATTTAGTTCAAGTTAacttgctgtttcttttttcttgttttgttgtaAGTATTCTTGTCTTCAATTTATATCGTTTATATATTATATTTATGTACTCACCTGCAATctcccctatgtaatgcccactAGGGCCTTAAGgctattgaaataaataaataaataaataaataaataaataaataaataaataaataaaaataatattcgCAGGATGTATACGCAACTTCTGCGCATGTTGTGCTTTTGCCACGCCTAAATTCTTTTAACGTTAACCTTGATGTGCCTCTTCTCGTTGACGCTTTGCCGCTGCTTGAGTGATGTGCCTCGCCAACTTCACGACGATATGCAGCTGGTTCATGCTACCCACATTTATTTGCTTGGAGGAATCCATGCTGTGGCTCTGCTGAAATCCCCATTTTCTAAGAGGATAATTAGACCTCGGTAGATTTATAATGAGATATAATTTCGCTTTATATCTAATGGACCGAATTGCTTGCTGCAGATAAATGATAACGTTACAACCTCCCCACTGACTTGTAGGGGATTCTTGATTAGACTAAACCATGTTAAATTGCAGAAAATACCTTCGAAGTGAAAGTGCGAAATAAAACTGATAGCAAAACTCTGTAAATTGTAGCTATTTTGACACCTAAAGGTGGCAGAATTGATATCTTGTGCACCACTCTGGTAAGCACCACTAATTTGTGTGTTTGCTATTGCAAGATTATCGCAAATATTTGAACAGTTTGTCATAAGCTACAAATTCACAGAGCAATGTTATCCGTTTTGGATACATGCCCTAATAGAAGCACTTTATTTATTTACGCTCAGGGCCGAAGCATTCCAGAGGGCAGTGGGTAGAGAGAAAGCGTAGTGCACTATATTGTTACAAAGCATGGTAAGCGATACTTTATTGTACAATGTTAGCTAAGGTAGGTTTACATAATGTGTTATCATAAATGGAAACACTGTCGGAAGGAAAGCGATTCCAATGCACGCAGAAGCGAGATCTCGGATTGCAAGTATACGCCTCATTTCAACATTAGGGCTCCATAGATTGGTAGAATTCAGCTATGTGCCGTAAAAGTAGCAAATTTCGTCACTTGATCATGATGTCCCAAGGCAGAGCAGGTAGTTATGATTGAGCGCTTCGAGTGAACTTGTGCGAATTCGGCAATCTCTCGTATCAGCACTACTTTGGCGGAAGGAAGATAAAGGCCGCCAAAAATGGAATTATTTTTGTCCTTTTCCAAAAAGAAAAGCCTAGAGAAGGAGAGAAGAACGCGATATGCGACAAATAGAACCCGTCCGCAAATTGGGAGGCTTGTATCTTCTACGCTTGAATATAGCGCAAAAAATATCTCTGCGTCTCTTCGTGCCTTGTATTGTTAAGCATTCATTCCACAGCTGAAGTCTCATGACAGCCAGACCACACGAGTTAGTTCAAAGGCAGTGCTTCCGGAAGGATTCCAATCTATGCTTTAGAGTTATTGCATTTATATACCTTCATGTACGAGCCGAGGTAACAGAAAAATGTTTACCGAACTTTGTACAGTGCACAGGAAAATATTGGTATGATTTCTAATACTGGCGCAATTGGTGCTCCTTTGTGTATACGATACCGCTGGTTTCTGCTGCCATATAAATGGCGTAGCAATAAAAGACAAACGAACGATTAAAAAAGGCAGGCTTTGAGACTATTCTTCGCATACTCGAAACCTTTTCCGACACCGCACGTACTGAGTCTCATAGAAAACAGGGGGAATCTAAAAATGAATTCCAGGTTCATGAAATAACGCCAGAATTGAACATACAACCAAGATGCTGGAAATTGTAGTACCGGAAAGTAGCACAAGTAAGCACATTGTATACGATACAGTGATCACAGTGCATGGGGGACGTATTGTGCTAGaagcattttattttttgtaccTTTCTTTATTACCTGGGTTGAAATCATGCCTGAATGACCAAAACATATGAAAGAAGTCCTAACATATATTACCCAATCGTGAGCACTTTACGCTCACGCTATAAGATCAAGTTTGAAACAGAATGGTAAGTAGCAATTTCTGGTGTGCAGAAAATAATTTTTTGATCATCTACAAACCTTTTCAGTGTCATTAGGATAAATTAGGTTAGATATTGCTACACGGAAGATGGTTCTGAAGAACGAACATTACGACGTATATTCCGGATATTTCTTAGCAAATATGCGTGGTAAGAAAGCACAAGAATTGAACCCGACAACTGAGCAGCCATTATCTGTCTTTCATCATTTCCGAATGGAAGATAAAAGCGTCATTGTTATAATTCGGAAGGCGCAGTTTACTTATAATAAAGGCGAAAATGTTTCACCGGAAGAGCTGCAGCGTTCCGCTAAGCCTTGCTTGACGAATGTGCGTTTCTAAAGCAGTGGTAGTTATTATCACGTGTTGTCAACCCAGTTCGGAGGAGCCGAGCGCGCCTGGAGCAGAAGCTGCCGCAAGCATGATTCGCCAATTCGTCGAGTGTGACGCAGTGGCTTCTTCACACATCCACCCGCGTGACAcgctgccatgtttgttgacgatgCTGAACTACACCAAGGCTGAGTGCAACAGTGACACAGACAACGCGGCAACTGCCTTTCGAGGCTACACGCGAGGTAAAACTAGTTGCTTTCCAGCAAAAATACTGAACGCCTGCAGCAGACTCATTCAATAACCTTACTGCTTCACCGACTGTTTCCAAAAGAGAATATAAATGCATTGACGCCAACCGGAGCCTTCGGTCACGATTAAATTAACCAAAAAATGAAATTAACCGGagttgaattaacagaagtctactgtataaaAGTTCTTTATATCGAGCTTTACCTCCATACAAACATTTTATTATATTGCGGTTCAAAATGCATGGTGTGATATGGACGACGTATAGGAAGTTatatacttcgttatattgagaaaTATTATTATATTAAAGTTTGTTATATGAAGGTTTAGCTGTATAATAAAGGTATTTGTATCTCACATGAAACTTCATTGTTATTATAACAACGTTCAGCTGCACATCGAACGGAATTTAAAAGAGCGTGGTCATGTTATCATTTCACGCTGCAGGGTAGAAATTGCGAGTAACATCAACCGTAACCGTGTGGTGTTGATCTGTGGCGAGACAAGATCTGGGACAACCACACAAGTTCTGCAGTTTTTCTTTGACAACTACATTCGTGGAGAGCAAGCTCTAGGTGCAATATCGTGGACACCCAGCCAAGAAGGATTGCAGCATTCTCCATGGAAAAGCGGGTGACTCTCGAGTGGGAAGAAGAGATTAGTTAATGTATTTAAGTGAACGTTCCTTCACCTCTTCCTTctacttttccactgctgcttctgctgcagcTGTCTTGCCCGTCAGGTCGGGTGGTGCATCAGAAGATGAAGCATTGCAGTAGCTGCAGTGCTTTGTACTTACATGCAACAGCCCAGAGGGGAGGTATAGTGTTAGAGAAGAGAAAGGTAGTTTGATGGAGCAGAGCATGGGGTATATGACCGACGCAATCATGAAATGAGTGGATAGCAACCTTGCTACTCTTCGGGCACAGTCCGCATACATAGGGGGAGGGCGGGAGAAGGAACAGGCGACCtcagaaggcaaggaaacgctagTACTGCACACGACAGCGGTTGCGAACAAGCTGGATAAATCTAAGTTAAAGGTACATTACAAAGCGTCTAGGCAACACTAGACCACAGAAGAGACTACacatcaaatcaacacttctgacCGCCAATGCAGCTGTGCGGCTATATATGGCGTTTCTTGAGGTGGCGGCTTCGACCCCGACTGCGGCAGCATCATCACGACGGGGTCAAAATACAAGAACGCTGGTGTAATTACTTTTAGGTACACAATAAAGAACCCCGGGGGTCAAATTAACCTGGAGTCCattactacggcatgcctcatgatcTGATTATGGTTTTATCACGCACATCTACATAGTTCAAGTGAAGTTTTAACACTTCAGCCACGATACGATGACCACCATCGTGGCCGCGCTGCTTAGGCCATGCCGTAAGGCGAAATTTGCCTATAACCCACACCCCGACTTTACTGATAAATATGTTGAATGTTTGGTGTGGGTTATACTTGCAAAAATATGCGTTTCTTCATTCATGACAACATTAAATAACTGCAGACGTGGTACTGGCAAGCAAAAGTGTAGTACTAGAGAATTTTGTTGAGTAGGCAGTATAATTTTCCTGTAGATCATTTGCTGTGCAATAAACTGAAATATTGTTCTTCGTACCTTTGGTTGGTAAAAAATTCCATTAAGAACCAATAGTATTCGTATTCGACTGACACTTGGTTTATTATTTCCATTCTCTTCGAAATTGTAAGCTTggtattcgcacactcctagtcGTAACCCATGATGCAgcatgggaacattgtagtatGCAGTTTATTCCACCAGAGAGCATACGTACACAAGACGTTCATGGCTGCTGCTCTTTCGTACTCATTCATGCACCGTAATTTTACCAATACCCATTGGATCTTTCTCAGAACTCTATAGAATGAACTTCTCATCACCCATGCGACGGGCTTCGTCTAAATGCTTgttttttgcataatattttggtTGTCTTTATAGTTACTAAAATAAGACGTACCTTTGTGGTTGCCACTTTTGTCGTCCTGCTTTTCTTCTAAAggtagtatactaactctatagAAGGAACAGCTAAGGATTGtgaggaaaagaaaatgaaattatcCGCTCTAATGGCCAAGTCCTCCTTCGAAGGGGTTCGGTGGTCAAGCGGAGTGGTGTGTGGCATTTACCCTTCCGCCTGCCATGAAGCAACTCAAAATATGCTTATTCTGTTGTCAAAAAATTGAAAATACAATCGCTAATCGATTTTTCCACACGCCTGGTTTTTTGTACTTGCACGCTGAATCAGACTCTGTCAATTACCCCCGTAACCATGGCAAACGAAATATTGGATGGTGCACAATGTGCCATTCACTTAACACTGTTACCGCCACATAGCAAATTATGTCTCTGGCTGCCGCTTGCCATGCAAGGCGCACTGGTTAGAACTACTGACCTAGGCAGTTTGGTTGCGATGAAATGATGCCGTTGGCTGATGAAGTCGCTGGCGGCACATTGTGGGCAGCTCTCCGTCATGTATACAGACAGCGTTTAAGTTAGGTGATGGTTATGCACAAATAAATCTTTCCACTGCGGCTCGGCTTCATGCCAGGCCACTCACTCTAGTGTCTTGCACAGGTGGGATTGTCATGCCTCCAACTAATGTTGCAATTTCATATCAGCTGTTGTGCGCTTGTATGCAATTCATTATATTGATACAGTGAAACACTATTGCTTCATAAAACATTCTTTCAAGACTGTTTTTTTTGTAAACTCCGGAGCAAAAGGTTGATCACTGTATTCCCATTTTATGCATCACACACCCAGCTGTGGAGTTATGCAGGGCATTTTGCAGTAATTTTGGAAATTTTGACCTAATTTTGGAAGTGCAGTTGGTGTCCAATTCACATTGAAATGCTGAAGTTAATGTGTGTCACAAGATAATTTTCATTCCTGCAGCTGAGCGACACCGTCAGCTAGGAAGTCCGCCTCACGAAGCAGCTGCTAACTAACTGCTGACGTATATTCGCCTGTACAGTGGGCATCCTGCTGCCTCGAACTGCAAGGAGTGTCACACGTCATCGTTGGAAATGTACGTGAGTGCGAATTCTTTACCGACTTCCTTCTTGTGCTCCTTCGTGAGGTGCTCTCCATAAACCGTGTACGCACGGTGGGCCGTTCTTCATTCTTGTAGCTACATGCCTTCCAACCCTCCTCGAATGTTTCATAATGTCAATCTCGACACTGAATAAGTTGGGCCAGTGTCACTTTGTCCTCTAGTGACTCAAGTTTCAGTAGCACTTTTAGTAACTCCAGCATGCATTTTTAGTAACTTTGTCGTGAGCAAACACCTTTTGTGGCACACGTACAGTTCAACTCACTTATAATGATCCGAGACATAACAATCTATTGGTTAAAaggaccacatttcagtgcacttaCCATTTTTCGTCTCTGCAATTTGAAACTGCCTCCAGATACCACTAATGTTTTTTTGTACTTCTTGTTTTTAAATAGATGTACTGTTACAACGAACGCTTCGAACCCATTTAGGGTAATAGAGGGCACACGCGTGTTAAATACCAAAGCACGTAAGGGCGACCAAACAGGGTGCACAGCTGCATGCGCCGCGCATCAGTGCAACCACAGTGATGATACGGCATCCGAGATGAGTGAGCGACCGCTGTAGGCATATTTCTGTAACCGCGAGGAAATTCACGCATGGTCACGCACTTTCAAGGCACGCCTCCACGGAGGAGGCGTAAAGCACAAACAGCATAGCGCGGCGTGTGCGCCAGTGCGATATCGAATGCCATGATGGCGTCACTCTTTTTTGTACAATTGCCCATGCAGCATCACGTGCGTCACGTCTGTTTcaaccactgatctccactatagTGGAGGTCAGTGGTTTCAACGATTCAGAACGACCATCTGTCTTTCCACCACGGAAACAACGGGTGCTCAAGCAGTGCTGTCAACGCGACCCGAGACGGCGAGAACTCTGCACCacgcgctgctgccacgcaaggTCGCAAAGGATCAGGGTTTAATACACCTTTATTAGGACATCCCGGTTCCGCAGTGCTTAGTTTACGCattgccgattgctgataacAGTACGCGGTAATCTAGCAATTTCCTCTGGAcaacctgtgccttattatacagCGTCAAATGCCCATAAACTCAGACACTTGACCCTGTTCCAGCCCCTCACTCGTGGCATTTCCTGTCAAGCGATAAGCTCAGACTGGGGGTGGTGCTGCTAAAGAGTCCACCCTAGCTCACCGCGAACCCATGCCCATTGCTACTCAGAGGCTGGATTTCTCACAAGGGTTAGTTGTGCAGCGGCTGAGCGCACTTTGCAAGCAAACTTTCGCAGGCAGCACGAAATGACCTCAAAATTTAACACAAGATGAAACACATTAGTTTAGATATAAATCAATGCTAAGAATCGTGATTTGTCCCGAACAGCCAGGAATATATTCCATTTGTTTCTAATACATAGTTCTCGAACCAAATACGAATATTAAACAAAAATCGACGAAAAATCAGTTGTACAGAATTCCGCAAGCTGGAGGAAgcttcatgaaaggaaaaattgtagCTTCATACTGCATATGGGTGGATGTAAATTTTTCCTTTCATATAAGCGATGATATTCGAAATTATGCAATATTCGCGCACTCCTGCTTTCAAGGCCACATTTTTTACCTTTTTGTAACTGTTGTTTACATCTGTGGTAATTCCTTGTTTCGTGATGCATTGGTCAACATTTATACTAGAGTGCCGTTTCACTGTGATTTTTTACCTCTTGTTCTTTTTCCTTTATTCCACCATATGTATTCCTGTTGAAGTGTTGTGTATTTCAACATTTGCTCCAGACTTCTGATTTTGCCATAAGACAATATCACGTTATGTTATCTCGAAAGGGACTGAAGGTCGTCTTAATAGCCATTGAATCTTTCTCAGAAATATATAGAATTGACTGTATTCATCACCCATACGTACGGGTTAAGTCTAAATGCTTGTTTTTTGCATTATATTTTGATAATCTTTATGGTTACTAAAATAGGGGGCACCTTTGTGGCTGCCACTTTTTTCGCCCTGCTTTTCTTCTAGAGGTTGCATACTAACTCTATAGAAGGAACAGCTAAGGATTGTGaggaaaagaaagtgaaattatcCGCTCTAATGGCTGAGTCCTCCTTCGAAGGGGTTTGGAGGTCAACCGGAGTGGTGTGTGGCATTTACCCTTCCGCCTGCCATGGAGCAACTCAAAATATGCTTATTCTGTTAAAAAATTGCAAATACAATCGCCAATCGATTTTTCTACACGCCTGGTTTTTTGTACTTGCACGCTGAATCAGACTGTCAATTACCCTTGTAACCAATGCATTCGAAATATTGGATGGTGCACAATGTGCTGTTCACTTAACAATGTTACCGCCACATAACAAATTACGTCTCTGTGTCATATGTAAGATACTGCCTGCGGCGCaaaaaagaagagcacgtgaagcacggtgctcggaacggcacgagctctcgaggcgcgtgagactctcgaggcgcgtgagacGAGGCGTAATCGGGGGATGAAtggcgctgtccgtggattatcgacgtggctccaggccaggaaggtcgcagcaccagctccgctctggcgacagGAGACTTgggggggtctggctgagtccgtgacgttggccgtccaaggtgtggccgtcgacctcggcaagtttgagcgaggctcctggactggctgcagcctctcacggcaggactgggcaccccagagaggatccctcttccgcggcagaccggcatgttcgattctccgcgggacgccacgtcggcactcatgaagaagttgcgacgcatcccgacgctaggcctatccaggtgggcctaagcaacgccgagcgccgtcactgaagaattactgacgagctcatcaccgacgaagtaccgacAAGCTGACCACCGAtaaaagagacgacgcgacgaTGGCAAGGCGACTACAGCATCAACGAGAGCACCAACTGCTGGGGAAAAAGAGCTGACAAGCCGGAACACACGTTCAACGACGAGTGCAGCGAGGTGACTCTTTGTAGCGTTTCAGGTATAGTTTCAGGCGTGCGTCTCAGCGATAATACAGGGTTGCCTGGCTTTGAAGGATTACACGCTACATACATGCGTAGGCGGAAATTAGAACTTGTTTAGTGTATTGAG
The DNA window shown above is from Dermacentor silvarum isolate Dsil-2018 chromosome 1, BIME_Dsil_1.4, whole genome shotgun sequence and carries:
- the LOC119452870 gene encoding uncharacterized protein LOC119452870 is translated as MQTPCTVQGVRHKMVVSRGTGRSLMIHSSEEPSAPGAEAAASMIRQFVECDAVASSHIHPRDTLPCLLTMLNYTKAECNSDTDNAATAFRGYTRVGILLPRTARSVTRHRWKCT